The Ranitomeya imitator isolate aRanImi1 chromosome 3, aRanImi1.pri, whole genome shotgun sequence genome has a window encoding:
- the LOC138672070 gene encoding uncharacterized protein: MSNRVEFIRDFIEIYQSFPCLWKIKSPEYCNREKRREGYLKLIELYNRHAPEEAANEAVIKKKIQALRTVWRKELNKVLQTTRSGASTEDVYVPKLWYFEHLNFLRDQEVPRTSTCLRNLAPVEQIVSENHAEQESQGQQDDSAQESTLDCSQDCTTTDLVEAAPARTQSRQGPRKRKATSDASHELLSLAKKVLTRNVSPVLQGFGHYVVDKLAKMDDNQRILAERLIMEAVNRGTDGDLDKNTCLVSSRPIQRTEPSNYNGWSQCQTSMRHNAHVSHFGQPPPNNSYTPIPSHMASPIRHQSFQPEQSSYHNL, translated from the exons atgtcaaatcgtgtggagttcatcagggatttcatcgaaatttatcagtcttttccctgcctctggaaaatcaaatctcctgagtattgtaacagggaaaagaggagggagggttacttaaagctcattgagctttacaatcgtcatgcaccagaagaggcagcaaacgaagcagttattaaaaagaaaatccaggcgctccgcacggtgtggaggaaggagctgaacaaggttcttcagactacaaggtccggagcttccactgaagatgtttatgtgccaaaactttggtattttgaacatcttaattttctgagggaccaagaggtgccacggacttccacgtgtcttcgcaacttggcacctgtggaacaaattgtttcggagaaccacgccgagcaggagtcacaagggcaacaa gatgacagtgcgcaggagagtacactggactgttcacaggactgcacgacaacagatttagtggaggctgcacctgccaggactcaatcgaggcaaggtccaagaaaacggaaagccacctcagacgcctcacatgaactattgagccttgctaagaaggtgttgacaagaaatgttagccctgtgttgcaggggtttggacactatgtggttgacaaactggccaaaatggacgacaaccaaagaatactagcagagcgtctgattatggaagcagtaaacaggggtacagatggcgatttggacaagaacacttgtttggtctcttcccggccaatacagcggacagagccatcaaattacaatggttggtcacagtgtcagacatcgatgcgacacaatgctcacgtttcccacttcggccagccaccccctaataactcctacacgccaataccgtcacatatggcttcgcccatcaggcaccaaagttttcagccggaacaatcgtcgtatcataatttgtga